The following are encoded together in the Candida orthopsilosis Co 90-125, chromosome 5 draft sequence genome:
- a CDS encoding dienelactone hydrolase — protein MASNPPGQCCTEANFHEGKPIGTFKDLFGLDTYIVGEESSNKVVVILTDVNGNHFNNVLLIADTIAKNGYKVLIPDILKGNPVKPGDDLQAWFKNHTLEITEPIVNGFLDKVKGELKPNFLAAIGYCFGAKYVIRNLTQSGPLDAGAIAHPSLVTIEEVKAIKKPLIISAAEVDHIFTPELRKVTEDELAKLDGVRYEFTLFSGTSHGFAVKGDISNPLVKYAKEKALNDQLYFFWSVGLINSKQGQSSL, from the coding sequence ATGGCATCTAACCCACCAGGTCAATGCTGCACTGAAGCTAATTTCCATGAAGGAAAACCAATTGGAActttcaaagatttgttTGGTTTAGACACTTATATCGTTGGTGAAGAATCAAGCAACAAGGTTGTTGTTATATTAACTGATGTTAATGGTAATCACTTTAACAATGTGTTGCTTATTGCTGATACTATAGCTAAAAATGGCTACAAGGTCTTGATTCCTGATATTTTAAAGGGCAATCCTGTCAAACCAGGTGATGATCTTCAAGCTTGGTTCAAGAACCATACTTTGGAAATCACTGAACCAATTGTTAATGGGTTCTTGGATAAGGTTAAGGGTGAACTTAAACCTAATTTCCTTGCTGCTATTGGGTATTGTTTTGGTGCCAAGTATGTCATTAGAAACTTGACTCAATCAGGTCCATTGGATGCTGGTGCAATTGCTCATCCATCACTTGTCACCATTGAAGAAGTGAAAGCTATCAAAAAGCCACTTATCATTTCTGCCGCTGAAGTTGATCATATCTTCACTCCCGAATTGAGAAAGGTtactgaagatgaattggCTAAATTAGACGGCGTTAGATATGAATTTACTTTGTTTTCTGGAACTAGTCACGGTTTTGCTGTTAAAGGTGATATTTCAAATCCGTTGGTTAAATATGCTAAAGAAAAGGCTTTGAATGATCAATTGTACTTTTTCTGGAGTGTTGGATTGATTAATTCTAAGCAAGGACAAAGTTCTTTGTAA
- a CDS encoding Tim10 protein (S. cerevisiae homolog TIM10 has unfolded protein binding, protein transporter activity and has role in protein import into mitochondrial inner membrane): protein MFGIGGPTPQISSQAKLQAAEAELDMVTGMFNSLVSQCHAKCINKSYNESDITKQESLCLDRCVAKYFETNVQVGENMQKLGQSGQFMGRR, encoded by the coding sequence CCAACCCCTCAAATTTCCTCACAAGCCAAATTACAAGCGGCAGAAGCTGAATTAGACATGGTTACTGGCATGTTCAATTCCCTTGTGTCACAATGTCATGCCAAATGTATAAATAAATCTTACAATGAAAGTGATATTACCAAGCAAGAATCATTATGTCTTGATAGATGTGTTGCCAAGTATTTCGAAACTAATGTACAAGTTGGTGAAAATATGCAAAAGTTGGGTCAAAGTGGACAATTTATGGGAAGAAGATAA
- a CDS encoding Cyt2 cytochrome c1 heme lyase gives MSDNNEQPKCPVDHSTRQSWLAKLTGGGANKDTSEQTQQKPISSSIQPPSQEPQVCPVNHDSRSAWLDRVSVSVTTPGSAVEIPQQPSSATCDSSTMSNTLQDTTTSNINLPTDREISSIPRTSSNQNWIYPSQKQFFEAMQRKNWNPDSQDMKVIVPIHNLVNERAWKHITMWEGNHYQEAIKQCGGITLTSFKGDSKKLTPRAWIKSYIWGQQPPFDRHDWTINRCGKEIEYVIDFYNGDDNSGQVWLDVRPKLNSMEGVKLRLAKAFGFD, from the coding sequence ATGTCAGACAACAACGAACAGCCTAAATGTCCAGTAGATCATTCCACAAGACAATCTTGGCTTGCAAAACTAACCGGTGGTGGTGCAAATAAAGATACTTCAgaacaaacacaacaaaaaccaatctcatcatcaatccAACCGCCATCTCAAGAGCCACAAGTATGCCCTGTAAATCATGATAGTCGATCGGCGTGGCTAGATAGAGTATCAGTTAGTGTCACCACTCCAGGATCCGCAGTAGAGATACCACAACAACCTTCTAGCGCAACCTGCGATTCATCAACCATGTCAAACACATTACAAGACACCACAACATCCAACATCAACTTACCCACCGATCGAGAAATAAGCTCCATACCTCGTACTTCATCCAACCAAAACTGGATCTACCCCagtcaaaaacaatttttcgAAGCCATGCAACGTAAAAACTGGAACCCTGATTCTCAAGATATGAAAGTCATTGTTCCTATACACAACTTGGTTAACGAACGTGCATGGAAACATATAACCATGTGGGAAGGTAATCACTACCAAGAAGCAATAAAACAATGTGGTGGCATCACACTCACCTCATTCAAAGGAGATctgaagaaattgacacCAAGAGCTTGGATCAAACTGTATATTTGGGGACAACAGCCACCTTTTGATCGTCACGATTGGACTATTAATCGGTGTGGTAAAGAGATTGAATATGTTATTGATTTTTataatggtgatgataaCTCGGGGCAAGTTTGGCTTGATGTTCGACCCAAGTTGAATAGTATGGAAGGTGTCAAATTACGATTAGCTAAAGcgtttggatttgattga